The following proteins are encoded in a genomic region of Synechococcus sp. ROS8604:
- a CDS encoding DUF2839 domain-containing protein, translated as MGEARRRNSQGLPPKQRKSDPKDSERIVAWLPLTRSQSQQFVALTTRGAWIGIGGLVVFWIVVRFIGPAAGWWTLADMP; from the coding sequence ATGGGAGAAGCTCGACGTCGCAACAGCCAGGGACTACCTCCCAAGCAACGCAAATCTGACCCCAAGGACAGTGAGCGAATCGTTGCTTGGTTGCCGTTAACCCGCAGCCAATCCCAGCAATTTGTTGCCCTCACAACCCGGGGAGCCTGGATCGGCATTGGGGGGCTGGTGGTGTTTTGGATCGTGGTGCGCTTCATCGGACCGGCGGCGGGCTGGTGGACCCTGGCAGACATGCCCTAA
- a CDS encoding helicase — protein MLEVQAHQQLKQLLHLEEMPWEHHLTLSRLIGRSLRRQDRTRIRLSAGERDRWWLGLLVPLCLHSEDCVLVLDERQRQRFLQVELPRLRQGGLRLACWSGSSAPPGPQLWLLSPAELVNVHRQGGFKPSHQLIIPEAESLAHHLRQAMGLTIATQDWDRLRQAYPAAGPALLDLHERLSRQLFAASSRSSCELPMPSSALVSLRDLIGLLGSSPEPWTELLTLQSSQWASWAHLDHNLLQWTWTLQPLEPLQTLRSLLEQHPSILLQTDGVSLERPRHTAERTPESGAVVDIQLHDRMHTEPLQLFAPRRQPLPNTAIYAEHLLDQCRRLILGRRGLTLVLLDDPGLRQKLTSELAGEFGSRVIHQGTAPEANGVICCSWSWWMNHQNQLPALDQLIVALLPVSSLEDPLTAARVESLKKLGRDWFRDLLLPEALAKLVPAIAPLRQSGGRLAILDGRVRARSWGKQVLRALEPWSPLQRLLPD, from the coding sequence ATGCTGGAAGTCCAAGCCCATCAGCAGCTCAAGCAACTTCTCCATCTCGAGGAGATGCCATGGGAGCACCATCTGACGCTTAGCCGTCTGATCGGTCGCAGCTTGCGCAGACAAGATCGCACCCGCATCCGGTTATCTGCGGGTGAGCGGGATCGCTGGTGGCTGGGGTTGCTCGTTCCTCTTTGCCTGCATTCCGAAGACTGTGTGCTGGTGCTCGATGAACGCCAACGGCAACGCTTCCTTCAAGTGGAACTGCCCCGTCTTCGCCAGGGTGGCCTAAGGCTTGCCTGTTGGAGTGGCAGCTCTGCTCCCCCCGGCCCACAACTCTGGCTGCTCTCTCCGGCCGAACTGGTCAACGTTCACCGCCAAGGCGGCTTCAAACCTTCGCATCAGTTGATCATTCCTGAAGCGGAATCGTTGGCGCACCACCTGCGCCAAGCGATGGGGCTCACCATCGCAACCCAGGATTGGGATCGGTTGCGTCAGGCCTACCCAGCAGCGGGTCCTGCACTCCTCGACCTCCACGAGCGCCTCAGCCGCCAATTGTTCGCCGCCTCCAGCCGATCCAGTTGCGAGCTGCCCATGCCAAGCAGCGCATTGGTGAGCCTGCGCGACTTGATCGGTTTGCTTGGGTCTTCACCAGAGCCCTGGACTGAGTTGTTAACGCTCCAGAGTTCGCAATGGGCCAGCTGGGCGCATCTCGACCACAACCTGCTGCAATGGACTTGGACGCTTCAACCCCTAGAACCGCTGCAAACGCTTCGTTCTCTGCTGGAACAACACCCTTCGATTCTTCTGCAAACGGATGGTGTATCCCTGGAGCGGCCCAGGCATACCGCTGAACGGACGCCAGAGTCAGGGGCCGTGGTGGACATCCAACTCCACGATCGAATGCACACGGAACCGCTGCAGTTGTTCGCCCCCAGACGGCAACCGTTGCCGAATACGGCGATCTATGCGGAGCATCTTCTCGATCAATGTCGGCGCTTGATTCTTGGGCGTCGCGGACTGACCCTGGTTCTCCTGGACGATCCAGGGCTAAGGCAAAAACTCACCAGCGAACTCGCTGGAGAATTTGGCAGCAGAGTGATTCATCAAGGCACAGCACCGGAAGCCAACGGAGTGATCTGCTGCAGTTGGTCGTGGTGGATGAACCATCAGAACCAGCTACCGGCTCTGGATCAGCTCATCGTTGCCCTGCTTCCTGTCTCCAGCTTGGAAGATCCGCTCACGGCTGCTCGGGTGGAATCGTTGAAAAAGCTTGGAAGGGATTGGTTCCGTGACTTACTTCTGCCGGAAGCGCTAGCAAAGCTGGTTCCAGCGATCGCGCCCTTAAGGCAGAGCGGCGGACGGCTAGCCATTTTGGATGGGAGGGTCCGTGCACGGAGCTGGGGCAAGCAGGTCCTGCGCGCCCTCGAACCCTGGTCTCCCCTCCAGCGGCTGTTGCCGGACTGA